The genomic interval ATCGAACACCAATCTTACGAgtgttaaaaaatcaaatcctcACTTGTGCATGCTCTCTCGGTTTGACGCTTCCCAAATTccggtttgattttttgatattCTAATTACTGTCATTATCTCACGTACGTATCCCTCTGTTTCAAAGTTGTAAACTCCAAATTCAACCAAATTTATAGAGAAATATGTTTAGTAACATATACCACGCTAAATTAGTTTCGTTtataattgaatatattttcataatgcGTGTATCTTTGTGCGGTGAATGTTACTACCTTTAtacaaatttgatcaaatttaaaataatttgactttaaaaaagttaaaatgatTTGTAATTTAAAACAGGAAGAGTATACTCACGGATATCAAATTTGACGAATAAAGCGTGAAATCATGGGATTTATCCGGAGCCTACGCCCGCCATCCATCACCGTGGCGGCGGGGGGGGCGTCGGTCCTGCTGGGCTGCTCCTGCCGACCCGCGGCGTCGGCCACAGGCCGGTGGAAACGGGCCGATTTCTTCGTGGGCCTGGTAAATGGGCCACGCCTTGATGCAGTCCACCTACGGGCCGATTCGATTCCTTCATGGGCCTTCGTCTTCTCTGCTCAAAAGGTGGCCTCGCCTCGTGATCGTCGTGTCGTCGCACGCAGCAAAAAGGAGCCGAGCCGCTCGTACGTGCCTTTGGACCGAAGCTTTCTTCCCCGTACATAGCTTCCTCCTCGGTTTGAAGCTTCGAGTcagcgagcgagagagagcCCCTCTGCGAGCTCCAAAgtcgccttctcctcctcctctgcggCCGCGCACGCGCCGAATCCCCCGCAGCCCAAGGCAGGGTGGGGgcttcctctcttctccgtCTTCCTCTTGATCCGGGAGCGCCTCCGGGACCACCAGGGTACGTGCGAGCGTTCCCCTctttgctgttttttttttttttaaatatatatttgttcccTTGATTGAGCCCAATTTGGCTCCGATCGAGCGGGATTTATGCGCAGGCGTCGGTGAGATCGTCGAATCGGGGTAgaagtgggggggggggggggtaggGTTTTGAAGTTTGGGGGGAGGAACCGGTCGGGGTTGCCGCATTCCGGGAGGAGAGTTGGGTTGCCGTGGTTGGGGAATTTGGGAAGGTAGCTCGTTTCGTGCTGGTGAGCACCGGGTTTGCGTCTGAGCTGTTGGGGAGCCTGGCTGTCTGCGAATTTGTTGGTTGTAGGTTTTGGTTTATCTTCGGGGCGTGGAAGCTTATGAAAATTTGGACTTCTACGATGTTCTGTAGAGTGGTGGATCGAAATTTGGTAGTTTTTTCACCTCAGAGAATCCGTGATTGTCTAATCCTCTgcaatatgataaaattggCAATTCACTGGCTATGAGACTTCCATTGGATGCTTACACATGAATTCATAATGTGATTGGTAGTAAAACGTTCATATTGTTACATTACGTTTGTgagatgtttattttaatatgttgTTCTTTCAGAGAATGCACAGTAGATTACTTGTTATTACATTAACAATCCATCTAAGTTTCTGTATGTGCAGCACcctctttttttctgtttagatTACAAGTACTTCATGTCAATGACTAATCTAAGGAGGCGGCTCCATCATGGAGATGTCGATGGAAGGAAGAATGAGCATGTTGACATATCCAGCGTAGATTCCCTCAATGAACCTTTACTAGGGAAATCTTCTGATAATGGTCCATCAGAGGTTAAGCCTTTCttatcataattttattaacCCTTGCTACTACATTTTGGATGAACAGACAACTGTATATCCCTTTCTAAGGTATTGACAAATTTTCTGTCTTCTAAAGGTATATGATCCCAGAGCCAGAAGGCAAGACTTATGGGGTGATGATAGAAAGAAGGAACAGCTACACTGGTCATTTCTTTTCTCAAATTTGATTGCGCAATGGGCCCAATGGTTAGGTACTGTTCACTTGCATCAtcgataaataaattatttctacacTTGACGTTAGTGGACTGCTATTGCTCATTTCTGTTCCCTGGTTTTATACGTTTTGAGCGCATGTAATGATAATTAAGACTAATCCTTTCTAAGTACTATGAATTAAGTATTGGTAATAGCTTTAGTAAGTAGTTTATGTAATCTACCCATTGACACCATCTTTGAGAGTTGAATTCGAGGTTAATGTGCATATACTCTCATATACAGtatgtttatgattttatctCATACAAGCTAGTGTTCTTGAATTTGGTAATGAGTAACCATTGGTATTTGGTAGTCAGATTGTCGGACTGACCCAATGCATACAAGTTTAGCAATTTTCATTATACTTTGTATAACTTCTGGGATCTGGCTTGCTGCTCAAAACACAAATTTAAGAATGGATGCAGCCGTCATCCTATCTTAGTGCTCTTGTAAAGCCTCTAGTGCTAAAATAGTCTTATCTTAATTTGCTTTTGTCATCATTTTCACAATTACTGCAAAGACATTCTTGTGTGTTAGTAAAATTGACTAGGCAGAATAATTGCTACTTTAAATAACCGTGTCATATTATTGACTctgtttccttttcttataACCATGCAAATAAACTGCTGATGTAGCAATGTTCACTTGGCATAAGAAACCATAACGATGGacatagttatttttttccattttggaAACCCATGTCAgtttttcttccaattcatTACAAGAGCAGTATTGTTGTGCTGTGCTGCAACTATTTCCGTGTTGCAACTATTTAATGGATGTACCCCTTAGTGCTTTCAAGAataatatattgattttttttttttttgcggttTCATGTGCAGCAAGTATTATTGTTAGCTCTGGATCACTATTTGGTAGATTGTTTCCCTTTTCATTGGACAACCAAAACAGCAGTTCACTGTATCTAAGTCCTCTGCAGGTAATGTATTGAGAGGAACTATGTAAGAATTGATGATGTTCTGAGccttaatgtatatattttattccttTCAGGAAGATAGACTGAATACTTTAAGGTGTAGATTGCAAATCCCTTTCGATGGCTCTCGTGTGGAACACCAAGTATGTAATCTATTTTGCTTAAGTCTAGCTATTTTCATGTGGTCACAAGTCACTCTCATGCAAACAAGTTTACATTGTTTATTAGGATGCCTTGAGACAACTTTGGAGATTAGCATACCCCAATCGCGACATTCCTCCACTCAAATCAGAACTATGGAAGGAGATGGGCTGGCAAGGCACTGATCCATCAACTGACTTCAGGTAttccatttttatttgtgtctacATTCCTTTCTGCTGCAGATGGATTTAGTTAACAGAGCCATCTAATGCTGGTATTGTCTATGCAGGGGTGGAGGATTCATATCATTGGAGAACCTCATCTTTTTTGCTAGGAACTACCCTGTAAATACcttatatcatctattttgatAAGACTTATTAATGCCATATATCTagtgtgtttttttgtttaatcaCTCACCAATAATTCTATAATTCTGGTACAGGGTTCCTTTCAGGCGCTTCTGAACAAAGTACAAGGGCAGAGAGCAGATTGGGAGTACCCTTTTGCAGTTGCTGGGATCAACATTTCATTTATGTTGATCCAAATGTTGGATTTACAGTCAAGTAATATGCTAGTTTCCAAAAGTTGCCGTGGTACTATAATGGTTTTATATGGTTCCCATTGCCTCTGTTTAATTCTCTTCGAACTGTGCAGGTGTTCCATCTTCAAAGTCAGGAGTTCCTTTCGTAGAACTACTTGGACGGGATGAGAATGCATTTGATCACCTCTACTGCGTGGCCTTTCGTCTGCTCGATGCTCAGTGGCTTGTGAAACGTGCTTCTTACATGGAGTTCAATGTAAGACAGTGCATAATCTTTGTTTCGATCAATGGCCTGCTTATCTATTCATTTTCGTTGTGCCAGGAAGTATTGAAATCTACAAGAACTCAGTTGGAGCGTGAACTGGTCTTAGAGGATGTATTGGAGGTGAAGGACCTGCCGTCTTATACAATGCTGGacaaataaaccaaataaGTAAATATCGAGTTGTTACATTTCGGTCAGGAGAAGGAAATTATTTATGTCGGCGGGACCTTTTGTTGTCTGACCATGTGAGtgcatatttatcttttttcctGTTTGAGAGGAAAATCCAGGCTTTTGTACATAGTGTTCATTTTCTGTAATTTCTGACCATTTCAGGATAATACCAATAAGCATCAAATTGATCACATGTACACTACTATTTGAATGAGTGGAGCGGACATTTTTATCAATGATATACTTTGCTCCGATTTTGTCACTGAAAACATAGTTTTCGCATTTTAGCCGGGCGACCATTTTTAGATGTTCGATAGAATCGATCGGACGATCATATTTTCAGATGATTTTGTGTGCGGAAATTTTAATGCACGTTTATGCTCATAAATCATTTTAACGTCTAAAATCtgatacattaaaacaagtttatggacctaaatgATGCATTAAAACAGTGCGTAAATATGGATGatacattaaacataaactcaTATATCATAGACCTAAACATAAACTCATATATCATAGACCTAAATGGTATGAACTTAAATGTGCatcgtgtattttttaagtttatgtgcataatgtatttttcaagtttataaatCTAGACCAGAATAGCATGAACTTAAATGTGCGtcgtgtattttttaagttgtgcATATTGTGATATAGACCTGAATGGCATGAACTTAAATATGTatcgtgtatttttttaagttcatgTGTATAGTGTTTTCTCAAAGTATGGtaccatgtattttttaagtttatgtgTATAgtgtattttctaaattatagaCCTAAGTGATACAAATTATAAAGTGATACCACGTCATAAGTTTAAAGACCGACCagttattttattcaaaacaatttataaaaaataatttatgaataagacTTTAAAAcgggtgaaaaataaattaccaaAAAAGtgttaaaatcaacttaaattttaaaatttagttaaaaatttaaattttagttatggtttataagtaaaaagggaaaagatggggtgatcGTCTTTCCTTCGCACTGCAGCCGCTACCACCACGGCCTTCGACGACGTTATCTACATAGGTCACGCCACGCCGAGTTGATCATTCGCACAAGGAAATTGAAGCAAAAGCAAATGATTTATAAGGCTTTAGTACCATAAGAACATACATGGCAGTGGAAACTGACGAAGGCAAAATAAAGTAGCTAGTGAAAGTGAAACGCAAAGGTTAACACGCTGGAGTTTTATTAGTCCACCGCCACGAACGGAACGCGGAGCGGCGCTGCACTCATCGCGTCATGATGGTGGAGATCACATCTTGCCGTGGCGGTGGGCGCAGGTGGAGTCGGGGCACCCCTCGACGCACCTCTCCACGCACTTGTCCAcccgctccgccgcgcgctcctTCATCAGCCGGTCCTTCTCCTCGAAGTACACCGACGCCGCCTTCTCCGCCGCACGCTCCTTCACCGCgcgctcgtcctcgccgcccagatgctgctgctgctgcgtctgcgtcgccgccgggctcACCGTCAGCTTCTCCTTGATCGCGCCCGTCACGTTCCCAAGCGCCCCGAACAACCCTGGGCCCCTGCGTACACGAAACGTGAGCAATGTTGGATCTATAGCCAGGAGTAGTTAGTACGAGTGTTCCGGCGAGTATACCTGTCGGCGTCGTGGGTGTCAGCCGTGTCCTTGGCCTTGTCGGCGGCGGTCTGGGTGGTGGCCCAGGACCTGTCCCTGGCGTCCTGCGCGGTGTCCTTGGCGGCGTCGGAGTACTCGCCGGCCTTCTGCTTCGTGGCGTCCTTGGCCTGCCTCGCCTTGTCGGCGGTGGCGTCCCTCGTCTCCTGGGCCGTCACCTTGACGCCGTCCTTGAACTCCGTCGCCTTCTGCGCGGTGGTGTCCTTGGCTTCCCGCGTCTTCCCGGCCAGCGCGTCCTTGTACTCGCCCAGCTTGTTCTTGGTGGCCTTGGAGGCGTCGCTCGCCGTCTGCGCCACGGAGTCCTTGGTCTCCCGGGCCTTCTCGGCTGTGTAGTCCTTGTACTCGCCGAGCTTGTTGCGGGTGGCGTCCGCCGTCTCGTTCGTCTTCCTGGAGACGGTGTCATTTGTCTCACGGGCCTTCTCGGCGGTGTAGTCCTTGTACTCGCCGAGCTTGTCCCTGGTGGCTTCCGCCGTCTGGGAGGTCTTCTCCACGGCGGTGTCCCTGGCGCCGCCGAAGGTGCGGCCGACGGCGCTCACGAACGACTTGGCGCCCTCCTGCACGCTCTCcaggatgccgccgccgtggtgggccgcggcgtcggcgcccattgtcgcgccgccgcggtcggcacgggcgcgggcgaTCTCGTCCGCGGCCGACCGCGCGTCTGCCTCCGCCTGCATGACGCGCTcgtcccgcgcccgcgcgatctcctccgccgcgcgccgcgcgtcCGCCTCGGCCCGCGCCTCCCGCCTGTCCTGCCTCGACGCCATGGCTGCTCTCAGGTACGCTTCGCTGGAGCTCCGAAGTCTGTGCTCAGTGTGCTATACAGCTCTAGTATAGTAGCTTCGCCTTCCCTGTGTCACGAttgagctcgccggcgacggcggaggcggctatATACCGCGGAGCGAGAGGTGGGGGCGCGACACGTGCCTCGGCGAGGGGGGACACGTGTGCCTTGTGGAAGTAGGCTGGGGCTAGTGACACGTACGTGGCCGTGGAGTGTGCAGATGCGTGGTAAGCAGACACGTGCCTCCGTAGCGGCGTCGATCGATGGATGCCTTTGCCTTCGAGCAAGGATAATAATAGCAGATATAAGCCGgctaaatgtttatataaagGAGAAAGGGgatgagagagtgtaagcagaCTGTAAGCTTGTAGTTAGTTTGGGCACACGAACCAAAAAACTCTATGAGAGTGATAtgtgggtcctgcattaatgatgaaaagctaagaaaaaactataaaaaatcttatagacAGTTTattagctatattattagccttctCTTCTTACGTTGTCTGGTCTCCGAATCCCGAAACTGGGAGTCCCAAGGACGTGTGAGCCATCGGTCGCCGGATAGGGATCGTGCATCTTGTCCGCTTGAACCATGAGTAATGGACGATGCAAATTTCTCGTGGTAGAGCATGTTTAATAGCAGaatataaattagttataaatatattttaaatagataaaagaagagaaaacgagtagattattaatttgtagctatacataaatatatacgaTATTAATGATCCTTATCTGGATGGTAAAGTATCAAAGAGAATGAGATGCCGGGAGTCCGGGACGGCCTAAAGAACAAGGACGCTCAATCGCTGCACTGCAAGATGTTTCATTCAAGCCCACCTCCAGTAATTTGTGGTCTAAGCGGCCTAAGTTAAATAGTACTCCTCTTTCCTTCGATCCATATATTACTcgctctattttataatataaaatatttaattttttaaacgtttgaccattcgtcttatttaaaagtttagtataaatataaaaaatgacaagtcatccttaaagttcttttaataatcatgcaaactaaataatatttccataactttttgaataagacaaatgatcaaacattataagcaaaaaattcaaacatattatattatgaaactgaTGAAGTACCGgtctaaataatattatagtcaaacttttaaaactttaattacaatatataaaatatttagtttaaaaatactagcacaacatatatacattagTTATAAAgaatactttaaaaatatttatttactttatatatattaatataaaattataatcaaaggtagatttaaaagaatatattattatCTAAATGATAAAGAATATtaaattggagggagtatcagCCCATCGAGAACATCCGTTGTCAAGATAATAAAATGATCAGTCCATCATCAACTGATCGCCACTCGGTCATTGGTGAGGTTGGCCGCCGGCCACTGAGGCAGTCCTGGGCTCAGCTAGTTGGGCTGCTGAATGGGCCCATCGGCCcataaaacattagtacaaGCTGCCACAGAAATTTCAGATCCAATAGCCCAACGTTTCAATCCAACGGTTCGTGGCTGGATGTACAGTAGTCCTAGACAACTACTACCTCCGATCATTAATGTTCGTCGTTAGGACAAAGAATTATAGTTAAAACAAAGCTAATTTATATGTCCGAAACATCATACATAAAttaccggagggagtatcatatACTCATAAGAAAACTATCATTTAACATAtccatataattaaatactagATAGGTTGATGGGTTTTCTATTTAGTTATCTCtatcatatttaatatattatttttatattttgcattTGTTGGATGTAGAgcaatgtataaatttttttcataagacAGACTATAGGCAACTAGGaatgataataaatcaaacaactataaaaatttagctaACTCCATTTTAAACCTaaccttttaattttatagacaaAAAACTTGAGATTATTACCACCTCTATACACATCCTAGGAGTAGAAGTCCAAGCAGTAGACGGACGAAAAGATAACAACTAAGTTTCTGTTATAGCCGGCCCTGGAGGGTGAGCAGTGCGGTTGCTCTGGCCTATAAATCGTCGGGCTCCTCACCTAGGGATAGTGAATTCCACTCTTGGGACCCGCCCCTATGTGGCTAGGGACGGGAGAGTTTTTCCCTCACCGAGCCTTGAAATTGTATAAATCCaataaatttctatttttaaagcCCAATAGGCCCTAATAACCAAGTTGTTAGAGCATAATATATAACTATCCTCAAACCAGATAATCCTaaaattttcctccctttctaGTCTTCCACGCAGTTGCCGCTCATTACTGCACCAGTTGCCACAGTCTCCCTCGGCTCCACCTTCGCGCTACACAgttgttgacgctgaaaatgacaatcaacattcacacacgtaggcctaggagtcaatcttagacagctccagtgcaggacctaaatcttagaaggtgcgcgggcgtgccagtcaattTAAttctgcaactgacaagatgaacggtaaaacaagccgatcggctattaAGCCGATaagtaactaataatccagtCGATCTGATGTAGATGCTGCAACGgctagccgataggatgaacaatcggctgtaaaaagcttggatcggctagaaaattgatagaaatagacttgaaataaatattagaccaacgtaatccgccaagttacttattaatcttagtcgatcggataagcccctataaccagatcgaactagagtacaaagattggacttaaccaagacagtatgcagtcgagcacgatatgattataggaaacatgaagatcgataaggctaataaataaatcgacgaattacttggaataaacaatgaatcgcGTGTTACGATCAGCTAaacccaacttgcatgtaattctcgtaagccgatgcaacacaaataactgtcgatctaactaaatcaagccaattggtatagaaataatgcagtaaagcaatcaACTACTATATTGATGTAATTAtgataaacatgtagatcggcaaaaattaTCGGCTATAGACAACGGACAAATAAccaatatctataaaatacctagtccagattgctaagaataatcatagaagatttGACCCAACcaagatctagattgctatcaagctaatgagccgatgactgataacttatcagctggtactctgataaaataatgaacaaaatacattgatctgatataaaccatctgacaaacgtaATTTACTAGAttagacctaaccgagacagtactagattgaatatgtcaaacaacaaatatcaaacccacgtagatcgtccaaagtggtcgaccagatcaactcaaaacacgaaagtaatctaagttgaaactgatacgataactagcaatcgacaaccaaattagaagatcggaccgaaccgagacaattcTAATATAGCTgatgcgattaccgtggcccgacaaaacgtaggacttacccctctgccggagatcgaagcgatgtagccccgcgtcaggtgccaagttctgcCGGAGTTGAAAAACCTCGGACAAGAGGGTGACGATGTGCCGAAATTTAGTTGATCTGattgtagatgatttacaatggccccgggcatatatatttataccctcgggttgaTGCTAGTCCGTGTCGGACACGACTCCtaacagataaaaagaaataacaaactttatctctaacacgacacagtttttaatagataaaagaaaactaacaagtcccgatcggactctaatctcttagagataaaattctaactaactctaattaatagacaAATTTATGCCACCATGCCTTGGTAttcacgattccctgttgaattcgaactcttctgGATAAAATCTCTATCGGCGATTGTGCCttttcttatccgaatccaatacggaaatttaccaaatttccGTGTTAACAACCGTCCATTTGCGGGTTTCATGTCAGGACCATTCTTGACCAACCCGGCATCGACTCATCCTATTGCCAACCCTACCCTCGCCCTCAAATTTTTAAGGTAGAATGTAtaatgttttctatataaatattattctaaatgtaatttaaatattcacgacaataattcatatatatatatttatattcattacatatagattattatttatagtaTGATAATGATTTATATGCTGAGTTTCGCATCTAGGTCTGAAAAGTCATGACAGACCTTGGTTTTTATTGAATTAATATTGTCAATAGGATGATTAATCTAACATCCGTCGATACCTCGATCAATCATCACATTGGAGCCACGGTAATtaactttcctttttcttgttAACACTACTAACAAATAaatctctatattttttctattcatgtATCTTTCCTATCCTATAATTCAAAGGGGCCCTCAGTCATTCCTTTAGTATCTGGGCACATACATTTATCCTCGCATAAAATAACGAAAATATGATCTGCGGATATTCACGAacacatgaaaagaaaataaaaaaagatttcGAGGGCGTTAGATCTATAGGTATCATCACCAAGGACTGACCAGTGACCACGTCCTCTTCAGATGTGCGATTATTGCACCTCTCCATTAACTTAATACTGGTAGTTGCGAACGGTATGTCTAGCTGGAGCGCCAGTTCAACTTCAAAcccaacagcaacagcaacgcCTCACTCCCTCCCATGTGTTCATGCCTATCTGCACCTGCACGGCCAGTGCCCACCACTCCCACCCAACAAGCCGGCGGCATCGGTAGAGCCGCTCAACGGCCTAATCTTTGGCCCAAATCTCGTGCCCACCGGCGTTGCCCAGTTTGATCATTTGAGTAGCAAGCCAGATCTTTTGCTGTGACGCGTGATCTATTGGCACATGTTTTAGGAGTTGCCGTAATTCAAGCGGCAAAAGCGAGATCCTCTCCCATGGGACAGTGGGAATGTGGGATTAGCGCTGTCTGTCTGTTTGCTTGCTTGTGTCTGTATCCTTGGTATCTTCGCTAATGACCTTAATTCCTGGTGCTAATGCCTTTTTTCTTGGAATACGCAATTTaatgttttagtttttcaGCTTAAcagctaaatttaatttcattttctaaattaaatgatattatGCTCTTAAAAGCTAAATGCTAAATGTTATTTAAGAGAACTTCtgatttctaaaaaaaattgcgaGAACATGTAGCCACGAGAAACTCCACCAGCCAGGGCTTTCAAAAGCATGGActttacatgatttttttttacacaatTTAGTTCAATCTTTTCAGTTTCAGAATTCAATTCAGAGGAGTAGATAACGTGATGTGCGCTCGGATGAGCAGTGGGGCTGTCTGGCTAAAAACgtggttttaaaaaaattaaagaagcCGTTGCAATTCCTCGCTAGCCATTCCTTCCATTTCCACACCCGTTTATTCCCGACCGCCTCGCGTCGGCCGCACCAGCTCAAGCAACGCCacccccggcgccgccgctgctgctgctgccgccccCTCGGCGGCGCTCTCTCAGTCGCCGGCTCGCCACCATCTACCAGCGGCTGCTGCCCGGCGCATCCGTCGCGCATCCCCCACATCACAGTTTCTCGCTACTTGTTTCGTCGGGGAGAGGGGGCAGCGATCCAATCCCAGCAGGCGGCTGCGGGATTCGTCGTTCGATCTGGTGCGGGTGTTTCTGCGgaagctagctgctgctgctgctgttgctggggTTCCGAGGGAGGCGCGTGCGGTACGGggagtgatcgatcgatcgatggcggcggcgtccaggaaggaggaggagaggaacgAGCGGGTGGTGAGGGGGCTCCTCAAGCTGCCGCCCAACCGCAGATGCATCAACTGCAACGCGCTcgtaaggattttttttctctcttctcctgcGCACTCACAGCTGCTCGGCGATCCAGGCTATCTCGTGTGATCCTCTGCTTTTTC from Oryza brachyantha chromosome 3, ObraRS2, whole genome shotgun sequence carries:
- the LOC102713338 gene encoding ELMO domain-containing protein A; amino-acid sequence: MSMTNLRRRLHHGDVDGRKNEHVDISSVDSLNEPLLGKSSDNGPSEVYDPRARRQDLWGDDRKKEQLHWSFLFSNLIAQWAQWLASIIVSSGSLFGRLFPFSLDNQNSSSLYLSPLQEDRLNTLRCRLQIPFDGSRVEHQDALRQLWRLAYPNRDIPPLKSELWKEMGWQGTDPSTDFRGGGFISLENLIFFARNYPGSFQALLNKVQGQRADWEYPFAVAGINISFMLIQMLDLQSSVPSSKSGVPFVELLGRDENAFDHLYCVAFRLLDAQWLVKRASYMEFNEVLKSTRTQLERELVLEDVLEVKDLPSYTMLDK
- the LOC102708701 gene encoding late embryogenesis abundant protein 17-like: MASRQDRREARAEADARRAAEEIARARDERVMQAEADARSAADEIARARADRGGATMGADAAAHHGGGILESVQEGAKSFVSAVGRTFGGARDTAVEKTSQTAEATRDKLGEYKDYTAEKARETNDTVSRKTNETADATRNKLGEYKDYTAEKARETKDSVAQTASDASKATKNKLGEYKDALAGKTREAKDTTAQKATEFKDGVKVTAQETRDATADKARQAKDATKDRSWATTQTAADKAKDTADTHDADRGPGLFGALGNVTGAIKEKLTVSPAATQTQQQQHLGGEDERAVKERAAEKAASVYFEEKDRLMKERAAERVDKCVERCVEGCPDSTCAHRHGKM